One segment of Coffea arabica cultivar ET-39 chromosome 7c, Coffea Arabica ET-39 HiFi, whole genome shotgun sequence DNA contains the following:
- the LOC113699052 gene encoding putative late blight resistance protein homolog R1A-3 — protein MIMEIPSSSNANCFDYLQSHHASSSTSTSCFDLALDFLAERRVFKDVEKRVRLMKTCFLYVKKCRRRRNHEALLEHDREDRCNIMSELQDVAIRMIQELQPIYFEFICTDYLLDFDIIERTATRSKEKMKMLLETDLKKSCAAIFIDYYSPGDPRLVMDLIMCLIENLNCVLRAGELRDTLRNRLKLLRNLIGFVTMQGLECSQLTDLLTYTVVAAGSLISICLSDYDDEQAVNRMESEIYQLIHEKINLHDLQVRETFVHVLTASKKQPRSSYDLALQKNDDPVVGQFIGSLCYYLIDLLGSYASFQVPVKDQILKLHEGLRYLDILLKQEEKLGDEIKHLIGVAVSDVGILTFSLSVNEIKEGLPEETDLGVFHLHKVLKYMVAEVAQNYPLKSPYSSFNYPRPNELGCMDSFLENLKELARCDEADDSIGFQHHRIQVIQNDLVFLRSFLENIKEQRYQNGKLQAFWSHVMEAAYKAELLIDLALVGDKCEDSLDAVSRDINLLKIEAPEIHNAQTQRVNKTSLHIPSQLAAAMHDEDLVGLDDEVEIITHRLTRGSKQLDIVPIVGMPGLGKTTLAHKVYNAPSVRSHFHVHGWCRVSQTCSKHSLLVQLLCSVDSRSPDEYLKEDENNLANKLRQVLLRSRYLLFLDDLWDVEAWNLLEKSLPNDANGSRILFTSRYQNLSLHFKPNSEPHHLRHLTDEESWTLLQRKLFGMEDCPPALSEVGSQISKLCHGLPLAVVLIAGILATTAQDSWEEVAKSLSSIVLEDEYCMKALELSYSHLPDYLKPCLLYFAAFQEDEVINVRRLLRLWISERFVQQTEGKSLKEAAYDYLTTLINRSLVMAVRQRNVGGAKYCLLHDLVHEFCVKKAKEESFLYAIHSWNPLCLTGPSNPHRVCVSNARELKIWELTLIFPNLRSLILFGQDDFKHEEEDLGILLPKLLRVLDIRNLDFRYSFPMEVVLLVHLRYLALKRIPYIPSAIANLSRLETLIVEDPFGTELPSTIWNIKTLSHLRVLNYHGVWPMGFIFPLGNLEGSPDLDHLDTLHLAIDPSPQSLQKIQRKLPSLRRLKCMERWNSSREATRNCNEILEFDGLSQLESLHLFRFHGCGFKFPLNLKKLVLSHNRQPWSEISTIGKLPNLEVLKLLEDCFVGEEWVMKEGEFPKLRVLKLSELEFRNWTAFSDNFSRLEKLVLHSCEELEKVPSCLGECETLEMIEVKECPESVVDSVKQIQQEQIDMGNEVLKIEIDDYDTSISS, from the coding sequence ATGATAATGGAGATCCCCTCCAGCAGTAACGCCAATTGCTTTGATTATCTGCAGTCGCATCACGCCTCCTCCAGCACTAGCACTAGTTGCTTTGATCTTGCTTTAGATTTTCTAGCCGAGCGCCGGGTCTTCAAGGACGTGGAGAAGAGGGTAAGATTAATGAAAACCTGTTTTCTGTATGTCAAAAAGTGTAGGAGGAGGAGGAACCACGAAGCGCTTTTGGAGCATGATCGCGAGGACAGGTGTAATATTATGTCTGAACTTCAAGATGTGGCTATCAGGATGATTCAAGAACTTCAGCctatttattttgaatttatttgtaCTGATTATCTCTTAGATTTTGACATCATTGAAAGGACGGCTACCAGATCCaaggaaaagatgaaaatgCTTCTTGAGACAGATCTCAAGAAATCATGCGCCGCCATCTTCATCGACTATTACTCACCAGGAGATCCACGACTAGTTATGGATCTTATTATGTGCCTTATAGAGAATCTGAATTGCGTTTTACGTGCTGGGGAGCTAAGAGATACACTTAGAAATAGGCTAAAACTCTTAAGGAATCTCATTGGCTTTGTGACAATGCAAGGTCTTGAATGTTCGCAACTGACAGATCTCTTGACTTACACTGTAGTTGCAGCTGGAAGCCTGATTTCTATATGTCTGTCTGACTATGATGATGAACAAGCAGTCAATCGAATGGAATCTGAAATTTATCAGCTGATACACGAGAAGATCAATCTTCATGATCTCCAAGTTCGAGAAACTTTTGTCCATGTCCTGACAGCTTCAAAGAAACAACCGAGATCATCATATGATTTAGCCCTTCAGAAGAATGACGATCCAGTGGTAGGCCAGTTTATTGGTTCTCTCTGCTATTATCTTATAGATCTACTAGGATCTTATGCCAGTTTTCAGGTTCCAGTGAAGGATCAAATACTGAAACTCCATGAGGGATTAAGATACCTGGATATCCTTCTTAAACAGGAGGAGAAACTAGGTGATGAAATAAAGCATCTTATTGGAGTTGCGGTCTCTGATGTAGGAATTTTGACCTTCTCCCTTTCTGTCAATGAAATCAAAGAAGGCTTGCCTGAGGAAACAGATCTTGGGGTGTTTCATTTGCACAAAGTTCTCAAATATATGGTGGCAGAGGTTGCACAAAATTATCCACTAAAATCACCATATTCATCATTTAATTATCCTAGACCCAATGAGTTGGGCTGTATGGATTCTTTCCTAGAAAATCTCAAGGAACTAGCAAGGTGTGATGAGGCTGATGATTCAATTGGTTTTCAACATCATAGAATCCAAGTGATCCAAAACGATCTCGTATTCTTAAGATCTTTCCTGGAAAATATCAAGGAGCAGCGCTATCAGAATGGAAAACTTCAAGCTTTCTGGAGTCATGTTATGGAGGCTGCATACAAGGCAGAGTTACTGATTGACTTGGCACTTGTTGGTGATAAATGTGAAGATTCTTTGGATGCTGTTTCTAGAGATATCAATCTTTTGAAGATTGAGGCCCCTGAGATCCATAATGCTCAAACCCAAAGAGTTAACAAGACTTCCCTTCACATACCGTCACAACTTGCTGCCGCCATGCACGACGAAGATCTGGTAGGTCTTGACGACGAGGTGGAAATTATTACTCATCGGCTTACGAGAGGATCCAAGCAATTGGATATTGTTCCCATTGTGGGTATGCCAGGCCTTGGTAAGACCACATTAGCGCACAAAGTTTATAATGCTCCTTCAGTTAGGTCACATTTCCATGTTCATGGTTGGTGTCGTGTTTCTCAAACGTGTAGCAAACACAGTTTGTTAGTTCAACTTTTGTGTAGTGTTGATTCTAGGAGTCCAGATGAATATCTTAAGGAGGATGAAAATAATTTGGCTAACAAGCTAAGGCAGGTTTTGCTGAGAAGTAGGTATCTCCTTTTTTTGGATGACTTGTGGGACGTTGAGGCATGGAATTTGTTGGAAAAATCACTACCGAATGATGCCAATGGAAGCAGGATTCTCTTCACCAGTAGATACCAGAATTTATCTTTGCATTTCAAACCTAATAGCGAGCCTCACCATCTCCGCCATCTTACTGACGAAGAGAGTTGGACATTGCTGCAGAGAAAGCTATTTGGCATGGAAGATTGTCCTCCCGCGCTAAGTGAAGTTGGATCTCAAATATCAAAACTTTGTCACGGCTTACCCCTCGCAGTTGTCCTTATTGCTGGAATTCTTGCTACTACTGCACAAGATAGTTGGGAAGAAGTTGCAAAAAGTCTAAGTTCTATCGTCCTTGAGGATGAATACTGCATGAAGGCACTTGAGCTGAGTTATAGTCATTTACCAGATTATTTGAAGCCATGCCTTCTGTATTTTGCTGCATTTCAAGAAGATGAGGTTATAAATGTGCGAAGGTTGTTACGGCTTTGGATCTCTGAAAGATTTGTGCAACAAACTGAAGGAAAGAGCTTAAAGGAAGCAGCTTATGACTACTTGACGACTCTAATTAATAGAAGTTTAGTTATGGCTGTCAGACAAAGAAATGTGGGTGGTGCCAAATACTGTCTACTTCACGATTTGGTACACGAGTTTTGTGTGAAAAAAGCCAAAGAAGAAAGTTTTCTATATGCTATTCATAGTTGGAACCCTCTTTGTCTTACTGGACCAAGCAACCCCCACCGAGTTTGTGTTTCCAATGCCAGGGAATTGAAGATTTGGGAGTTAACGCTTATTTTTCCCAATTTACGctctttgatcttgtttggacaAGATGATTTTAAACATGAAGAGGAGGATTTGGGTATTTTGTTACCTAAACTTCTCAGAGTGTTGGATATTAGGAATTTGGACTTTCGTTATTCTTTTCCAATGGAAGTAGTATTGCTTGTTCACTTGAGATACCTGGCGCTCAAACGAATACCATACATCCCATCTGCGATAGCCAATCTCTCAAGGTTAGAAACTCTCATCGTAGAAGATCCGTTTGGTACTGAGCTGCCAAGTACTATTTGGAACATTAAGACATTGAGTCATCTACGTGTTTTAAATTATCATGGAGTATGGCCaatgggttttatttttccactTGGAAATCTTGAAGGATCCCCAGATTTAGATCATTTAGACACTTTACACCTTGCAattgatccctcccctcaaagCTTGCAAAAGATACAGAGAAAGTTACCAAGCCTTCGCAGGTTAAAATGTATGGAACGCTGGAACAGCTCAAGAGAAGCTACCAGAAATTGCAACGAGATTCTTGAATTTGACGGTTTGAGTCAACTGGAATCACTTCATTTGTTTCGTTTTCATGGATGTGGATTTAAATTCCCgttgaatttgaaaaagttggttCTCTCACATAATCGTCAGCCATGGAGTgaaatttcaacaattggaaagTTGCCCAATCTTGAAGTGCTTAAATTACTTGAGGACTGCTTTGTTGGGGAAGAATGGGTAATGAAAGAAGGGGAGTTCCCTAAACTCCGAGTCTTAAAATTGTCGGAATTGGAATTTCGCAACTGGACTGCATTTTCTGATAATTTTTCCCGCCTTGAGAAATTGGTCTTGCACTCGTGTGAGGAGCTGGAAAAGGTCCCTTCCTGTTTAGGGGAGTGTGAGACGcttgaaatgattgaggtgaaaGAGTGTCCCGAGTCTGTTGTAGATTCTGTAAAGCAAATTCAACAAGAGCAGATAGATATGGGAAATGAGGTTCTAAAGATCGAAATTGATGACTATGATACATCCATTTCCTCATAA